From the genome of Deinococcus reticulitermitis:
TCACGGGCCGTGCTGCCGTCCGGAAAAAGCGTGTCGGCCCAGAGGTGCTCCAGCACGCGCACGAAATGGGATTTCCCAGACCCGTAGAAGCCGCTGACCCACCAGCCGGGCTGCTCGGCCTCGTTCACGCGGCCCAGGTACGTCCCCAGGAGCCGCCGCAGGCCGTCGGCATACTGCCCTTCGCAGACGAAGCTCTCCAGCTCCCAGCGGAGCACGCTCCATTCCTTGTCGTCGTCCGGGGCGCTGAGCGTCGTGACGCCGTTGTTGGGAATGATGAAGGTCTGGGGATTGCGGTGAAAGACGTCGGCGTTGGTCAGGTCAGGGTGCGGCAGGTCAGCTTGGGGCACAGGAAAACTCCTTGGTGGAGGCGGGAAAAAGCATCAAGGCACCAGCGGCACGGAGTGGTAGTTCCAGCCGTCCCGGGCATTCAGTAGTCGGTAGTTGTGGCCCTCGAGGGAGCCGGGGAAAAACAGCAGCATGCGGCCCCGCAGGGCGGGCGCGGCGCGCTCGATGACCCGTGAAATGCGGGTCAGCCCGAACAGTGCGCCGGCCCCCGTCACGCCCGCCACACTGCGCTCGGGCAGGGCGGCCAGGGCAGCGCGCAGGTGCCCGAGCAGGTGCTCCTCGAAGTCCGGCAGGGTCGAGGCGAGCAGGTCGGGCTCTCGGAAGTAGGCGTCCCGGTAGGGATGGGCATTCATCCACGCGGCGAATTCCGTCGTCAGGTCGATGTGCGCCCAGTGCACGCCGGCCGCCTCGGTCGCCATGCCGAATTCCGGCAGGGCCGCCCGGATGCGCCGTTCGTCCCCCGGGTCATAGACGGCGATCCAGACCCGCTCGGTGGCCGAGAGGTGCGTGGGCCAGCGGAGTTCCAGGTGGGCGCGGTACTTCTGGAGCAGCGCCTTGGAGGCCGTCATGCCGGTCCCCGCGAGTCGTCAGCGTCCCAGCCGGGGAACGTGATTTCCACGACGTCCGCCAGGCGGCGGTAGGAGAGCAGCCGCTCCTGGGACGCGGCGAAGGCCAGCGCGTCGAGCTGTTCGGCGTCCAGCCCCAGCAGGTGAGCCAGGGGCGTGTCGTACAGCCCTGCTCCCCGGTGGCCCGTCAGGTACGCCCCGTAGAGCAGGAAGGCGGCCGCCGCTGGATGCCACGTCACGGCCGCCCGGCGTTTGGCGACCTTCCCGGTCAGCCAACCCACCTGGGCCCAGGAGGACAGGAGGTTCTGGGAAATGCTTCTCAGGGTCTTCTCGCTGTACACCACGCCCAGTCGCGTCAGCTCGGCGGCCAGTGCCGCGGGCGTGACCGCCTGCCCCGGCGGCTGCGCCACGATCCACGGCGCGCTGAGGCGCAGCAGGGCGTCGCGCTCCAGGGCGCGCAGCAGGGCGAGTTGAGGCCGGGCCTCCGGAGCGCTCTTCCAGAGGGACAAGAAGGCCCGGTTCAGCGGCGCCTGGTCACTCAGGCCGTACAGCCGGTTCAGGCGCTGCCAGCTCGCCAGACGGGTGCGGGCCGTCCGTTTCCCCAACACGTTGTCTTCCACGACGGCTCGGCGCAGGGCAGCGCGGTCGGCAGACCCTGGCCCGCCTGCGCCCAGCACGGTGCCCAGGTCAAGCAACATGAGTGTCCTTCCCGTGTGAATGGACGGGTGGCCTCCACGGCGTGGGCCGGAATGCTCGTCTGGGGCGCTGTTCATCGGCCACAAGATACCGGAGCCGCTCGGTTCTCCCTCGCTCCCTGCCGCGCGGACCGGACCCACTCGCGCCGCCCCCACGGCCAGGACGACGCGGAGGGGGCCAGCGACCACGGCGGGGGAAGGAAACCCCGTCATGAGCGCTCCCCTACCGCCGCGTCGCACACGCCCCGGAAGGAGCACATGCGGCAGGCGGACGCGGAGGGCGTCGGCGCGAAGTCCAGGGCTTCCATCCGCCGGGCGGTGTCCTGCACGGCGGCGAGGCCCCGTTCCAGCTCCTCCGCCGTGAAGGTGTGCAGCGCCCCGTGGCGCAGGTACGCCAGGGCCGCCTCCCGCGCTCCGAGGTGGTGCGCGTAGAGGGCGAGCTGCGGCAGGTGATGCTCGGGTCGCACCTCTTTATCGGTCTTGTAGTCCAGCACGAGCGCGCCCTCTGGGTCGAAGGCGTCGACGATCCCCTCGAAGGTCACGCGGCCCAGCGGCACCTGAATGGCCTTTTCGCGTTCGAAGGGGCGGCCCCGAAGCTCCGAGAAGGCCTCGCCCGCCATCGCCTCCACCAGCGTCACGACCGTCTGGAAGTCGGCGGAGGCAAAGTACCCGAAGCGCTCGCGCATCGCCGCGCGGTCCCAGCCGTGTTCCAGGGCGCGGTGCACCGCGTCGCCGATCTGGCGTCCGGCGAGGCGGCCTTCCGGGTTACTGCGCTCGGCGGCCTCCCGCTCGCTCCACAGGCTTACCAGCCCTTCGCGGCCCTCGAGGTGGCGGTAGGCGAAGAGGCGCGGGCACTGGAGGTAGGTGCCCAGGCTGGTCACGGGCAGGGTTCCCGGCAGGATCACGCCCGGCCCCGTCGCTACGTCCAGCCTCAGGGGACCGGAGCCCGCCGCGGGAGGCAGCGGACGCGGCGCGCGCACCTCCGTGGCGGCCGCGTAGGTCAGGGTCACGCCCTCTGGGGGCAGGTGGGCCACGAAGGTTTCAAATCTCTTGCGGGCCGCCGCGCCGAGGTTGCCGGGCGCGAGCAGGACGAGCAGGTCGGCGGCGCGCGTAAACGCGACGTAGGCCACCCGCTCGTTCTCGCTGAGTTCGCGCTCCTCGGCCAGGGCTTCCAGCGCCTCCCAGTCCGGGAGGTCCCCCTCCACGCCGGGCAACCTCAGGGCCACGCCCGCCGCCGCGTCGAAGCGCACCCGCGGCGGCGGGCCGCCTCCCTGGTTCAGCACGTCAGCCACGATCACGACCGGAAACTCCAGGCCCTTGGAGCCGTGAATGGTCATGAGCTGAACGGCGTCGGGCGAGGGACTCACGGCCTCGGCCTCCTGCGCGCCGAGCCGCTCCAGCGCCGCGAGGTGCCCGGCCACCCGCACCACGTCGCGCACGCCCGCCTGCGCCCAGGACCGCAGCAGGGCGCGGAAGCGCGCCAGGTTCGCCGCTCTCCGCGCGCCGTCCGGCATCGCCGCGTGCACGAGCGCCGCCCCCGTCACCCGGTCGGCTTCCATCAGGAGTTGCGAGGCGCTGAGGGTCACGCTCGCCCCTCGCCAGTCCTGAATCCAGGCCGCGGCCTGCCCCACGGCCGGGTCCTCCGAGCGCTGCGCGGCGTCCCAGAGGCTCTCGCCGGGTTCGCGTAAGCGCGCGAGGTCGAGCAGCGTCTGGTCGGTCAGGCACACGTGCGGCCCGCGCAGGAAGGCCGCGAGCGGAATGTCCGCAGTGGGGTCGGCCACAACCCGCAGCAGCCCGGCGGCGTCCTGCACCTCCGGGCGGTCATACAGGCCGCGTCCCCCGTGGACCACGTACGGGAGGCCCGCGGCGGCCAGGGCCTGCTCGTAGGTCGGCAGGTGCGTGCGCGCGCGCAACAGAACGGCGACGTCGCCGAGCCTCAGCGGGCGCGTGCCCCGGAGGTCGCGGTCGTATACGGGCGTCCCCGCATACAGCAGGTCCTGAATCCTTGCCGCGAGCAGCTGGGCTTCGGCGGCCCGCGCGGCGCCCACGTCCGCTCCCTGGATGTCGTAGACCTCCACGCAGGGGGCGTCCTCGCCCAGCGGCGAGGGGAACCGGTGCGCGGAGAGCGCCTCGAAGCGCGCGGCGGTGGGCCGCTTCTCGTCCGGTCCTGCCATCAGCGAGGCGAAAAAGGCGTTGAGGATGCCGACCAGCGCCGCGTGCGTGCGGAAGGACGTGCCCATCGGAATGACCTCTCCCGCCCGGGCCTGCACCTCCTCCTGGGCCGCGCGGAACACCTGCACGTCGGCCCGGCGAAAGGCGTAGATGCTCTGTTTCTCGTCGCCGACCACGGTGAGGTTCACGCCCTCCCCCGCCAGCGCCGAGAGGATGCGCCACTGCACGGGGTTGGTGTCCTGCGCCTCGTCGATGAGCAGGTGCGTCCAGCGCCGGGTGTAGTAGGCCCGCACGGGCCCGTGCGCGAGCGCGGCGTCCGCGAAACTTTCCAGGTCCGCGAAGGTGGCGACCTCCTGTTCCGCCTTCAGGGCGGCAAAGCGGCGGGAGACGTGGTCGAAGAGACGGTCCAGCGCGAGGACCGCCCGGTCGTGTGCGGCGCTGGCCTCGCCCGCCACCCCCGCGAGGTCGTCCCGCGCGGCCAGCGCCCCGAGGACCGCCAGCGCCGCGTTCACCTCCTTCTTCGCCGGGGCCGCCCAGCCTTTCCCGATGCGGCCCGAGTGCTCACGCAGCGCTTCCCGCACGGCGAGCAGGTCTTGCCCCAGCAGGGGGGCCTGACGGCCCAGCGTCACGGCGCGCGACCGCATCTCCTCGAGGACGTCTCCGCGTGGCCCCGAGACTTTTTCCAGGGCCGCCACCGCCGCCTGCCACGTCGGCAGCGCCGCCTTCCAGGCCCGCTGCGCCCGCTCCGAGGGGTCCACCGTCCGGGCGGCCACCGCCACCCTCAGCGCCTCCCGCGCGGAGGACGGGTCGTCCAGCAACGCTTCCAGCACGGCGTGGCGAATCTTGCCGGGAACTGCCAGCAAGGTCTCGCGCTCGCTCTCCTGCACCTCCGCGAGCACCGGCGTGAGGTTCTCCTCCAGCCACGCCCGCGCCTCCAGTTCGTCGAGCACCCGGAAGCCCAGGCCGGCCCCGCTTTCCACCGGATGCTCGCGCGCGACCCGGGCGCACAGGCTGTGGATGGTCCCCACCGTCATCAGGGCGAGGTCGGTCACCAGCGCCGGCCAGTGCCCGCCTTCCGCCTCGGCGCGGCGCCCCACCACCGCCGTCACCCGTTCGCGCAGCTCGGCGGCGGCGGCCTCGGTGAAGGTCACGGCCACGATCTGCGCGGGCCGCACGCCGCGGGCGAGAAAGTTCAGGATGCGCTCGGCCAGCACGCGGGTCTTGCCGCTGCCCGCCCCCGCCGAGATGGCGACGCTGCCCTCGCTGAAGATGGCCCGGGCCTGGGCCTCGGTGAAGGTGTGGGCGGGGAGGGAACTCACGCGCTTCCCCCCGCGACCCGGCACACGGCCCGCACGCCGCAGTAGGTGCAGGCCTCGCCCTTCCCATCCGGACTCGGCGCGACGTTCCCGGCCGCCAGGGCGTCCCCGAGGTCTCCCAGGAACGCGTGCACCTGCGCCTGATGCCCGGCCCAGTCGTATTTGCTGCGGCCCCCTTCCGCCGCGCGCCCCGCCTGTTTCAGCACCTTGCCGCCCTCCACGCTGAGGTAGCGCCCGCTCACCGCGCCGGTCGCGTGCAGGTACAGCGGGAGCTGCACTTCCAGGTTCATCACGCCGTCCTGAATCACCCGGCTGATATAGCTCCCCGTCTTGTAGTCCGTGACGGTCAGCCCGTCCGGCGTCTCGTCCACCCGGTCCACGACGCCGCGGAACTGGAAGACGTGGGGGCCGACCTCCAACGTGAAGTCCAGCGCCTGCTCCCGCGAGCGGGGCTGCCAGCCCGGGGGCAAGAAGGCCTCACTGCGCAGGGCCGCCAGCGCCGTGCGGCGAATCTCCTCGCGTTGCGTGGGCCACAGCGGTCCGGGGCGCAGGGTTCCGACGCGCCGCAGCTCGCGCTCGGAGCGGTGCAGGGCCGCCTCGGCACGCCCAGCGAGCACCTCTGGCGCGTCTCCCGGCTGCCAGTCCTGCAAGGCCCCTTCCAGCGCGGCGTGCAGCAGGGTGCCGGTCACGCGGCGGTCCTCGCCCCCGTCGGGGTCTATTCCCTCTTCCAGGCCCAGCAGCTTCTGGGTAAACCAGCGGAATCGGCAGGCCCCCACCGCGTGCAGCTGCGAGGGACTCCAGCGCCGGGCGCTGACGTCGATGCCCGCGTCGAGTTGGCCCTGATGGGCCCCGGCGTGGCCCCCCGCCCGCGCGACCTCGGTGGCCCGGCGCTCGCGCGCGGCCGGGGG
Proteins encoded in this window:
- a CDS encoding DUF1788 domain-containing protein codes for the protein MTASKALLQKYRAHLELRWPTHLSATERVWIAVYDPGDERRIRAALPEFGMATEAAGVHWAHIDLTTEFAAWMNAHPYRDAYFREPDLLASTLPDFEEHLLGHLRAALAALPERSVAGVTGAGALFGLTRISRVIERAAPALRGRMLLFFPGSLEGHNYRLLNARDGWNYHSVPLVP
- a CDS encoding UvrD-helicase domain-containing protein, producing the protein MSSLPAHTFTEAQARAIFSEGSVAISAGAGSGKTRVLAERILNFLARGVRPAQIVAVTFTEAAAAELRERVTAVVGRRAEAEGGHWPALVTDLALMTVGTIHSLCARVAREHPVESGAGLGFRVLDELEARAWLEENLTPVLAEVQESERETLLAVPGKIRHAVLEALLDDPSSAREALRVAVAARTVDPSERAQRAWKAALPTWQAAVAALEKVSGPRGDVLEEMRSRAVTLGRQAPLLGQDLLAVREALREHSGRIGKGWAAPAKKEVNAALAVLGALAARDDLAGVAGEASAAHDRAVLALDRLFDHVSRRFAALKAEQEVATFADLESFADAALAHGPVRAYYTRRWTHLLIDEAQDTNPVQWRILSALAGEGVNLTVVGDEKQSIYAFRRADVQVFRAAQEEVQARAGEVIPMGTSFRTHAALVGILNAFFASLMAGPDEKRPTAARFEALSAHRFPSPLGEDAPCVEVYDIQGADVGAARAAEAQLLAARIQDLLYAGTPVYDRDLRGTRPLRLGDVAVLLRARTHLPTYEQALAAAGLPYVVHGGRGLYDRPEVQDAAGLLRVVADPTADIPLAAFLRGPHVCLTDQTLLDLARLREPGESLWDAAQRSEDPAVGQAAAWIQDWRGASVTLSASQLLMEADRVTGAALVHAAMPDGARRAANLARFRALLRSWAQAGVRDVVRVAGHLAALERLGAQEAEAVSPSPDAVQLMTIHGSKGLEFPVVIVADVLNQGGGPPPRVRFDAAAGVALRLPGVEGDLPDWEALEALAEERELSENERVAYVAFTRAADLLVLLAPGNLGAAARKRFETFVAHLPPEGVTLTYAAATEVRAPRPLPPAAGSGPLRLDVATGPGVILPGTLPVTSLGTYLQCPRLFAYRHLEGREGLVSLWSEREAAERSNPEGRLAGRQIGDAVHRALEHGWDRAAMRERFGYFASADFQTVVTLVEAMAGEAFSELRGRPFEREKAIQVPLGRVTFEGIVDAFDPEGALVLDYKTDKEVRPEHHLPQLALYAHHLGAREAALAYLRHGALHTFTAEELERGLAAVQDTARRMEALDFAPTPSASACRMCSFRGVCDAAVGERS